From a region of the Coffea arabica cultivar ET-39 chromosome 3e, Coffea Arabica ET-39 HiFi, whole genome shotgun sequence genome:
- the LOC113737552 gene encoding uncharacterized protein encodes MVNISSKKAYRTKRKVREAIKGCAMEQYERLWDYAATSFLAGCRSIIGLDGCFLKSPFGGQLLAALGRDGNDNMFPIAIAIELITHIGRGNVGPYIFISDKQKGLVHAIEELFLGVEHRFCLKHLLENFKAKFKDSELRELFWATVSTTIVDDFKRALTALEIAQLQNGENLTTAAWLKRLSYHLWSRAHYGIAVKTDISVNNLNESFNNYISKARDEPIVTLFEFFRRKVMQRLTLKRQGMEKYGGKFCPNIIEKLAKSVQKSKHCIAVFDGIDSFEVDGFNRTSVVNLQHRSCSCGAFQLTGISCVHAIFAIQSMRMKVENYVDEFYSKEAYLRAYAYSIGAVPSKEHWIDSGMQLLNPPFVKKKPGRPKKLRRRGPDEPRDPQRASKKALTLYCKRCLKAGHNRRT; translated from the exons ATGGTTAATATAAGTAGCAAAAAAGCATACAGGACTAAGAGGAAGGTCAGGGAGGCAATCAAAGGTTGTGCTATGGAGCAATATGAACGACTGTGGGATTATGCTGCCACG AGCTTTCTTGCAGGTTGTAGATCAATCATTGGCCTAGATGGCTGCTTTTTGAAGAGTCCCTTTGGAGGTCAACTGTTAGCAGCACTTGGAAGGGATGGGAATGACAATATGTTTCCCATAGCCATTGCCATT gAGCTGATTACTCATATTGGAAGGGGCAACGTAGGGCCTTATATCTTCATTTCTGACAAGCAAAAAGGCCTAGTACATGCTATAGAGGAGCTATTTCTTGGTGTAGAACACAGATTTTGCCTTAAGCATCTGCTTGAGAATTTTAAGGCAAAGTTCAAAGACAGTGAACTGAGGGAATTGTTTTGGGCTACTGTATCAACAACTATTGTTGATGATTTCAAGAGAGCATTGACTGCTTTGGAGATAGCTCAGCTACAAAATGGAGAGAACCTTACTACTGCTGCTTGGTTAAAAAGGCTGTCATATCACTTGTGGTCTAGAGCACATTATGGAATAGCTGTTAAGACTGATATTTCAGTCAACAACCTGAATGAGAGTTTCAACAACTACATTTCAAAAGCAAGAGACGAGCCAATTGTGactctttttgaatttttcagaAGAAAGGTAATGCAACGATTGACATTGAAGAGACAAGGCATGGAGAAATATGGAGGCAAATTTTGTCCAAACATTATTGAGAAACTAGCCAAAAGTGTACAGAAAAGCAAGCATTGTATTGCTGTATTTGATGGTATTGACTCCTTTGAGGTTGATGGTTTCAACAGAACCTCTGTTGTGAATTTGCAACATAGAAGCTGTTCATGTGGTGCATTCCAATTGACTGGAATTTCATGTGTGCATGCAATTTTTGCCATTCAAAGCATGCGGATGAAGGTTGAAAACTATGTCGATGAGTTCTATAGTAAAGAGGCATACTTGAGGGCATATGCTTATAGCATTGGAGCTGTTCCATCCAAAGAACACTGGATTGATAGTGGAATGCAGCTATTAAATCCaccatttgtgaagaaaaaaccTGGGAGACCTAAAAAACTTAGGAGAAGAGGTCCTGATGAACCGAGAGATCCACAAAGAGCTTCCAAAAAGGCGTTGACACTATACTGTAAGAGATGTTTAAAAGCTGGCCATAATAGGAGAACTTGA